Within Chelatococcus sp. HY11, the genomic segment ATTGAGCGTGAGGGGCGGGCCTTGGTCATCGGGCTCAACAAATGGGATCTGGTCGCGGATCAGCCCGGCCTCCTGAAGACACTGAAGGAAGAGGCCGCGCGGTTGCTGTCGCAGGTGAAGGGCGTGACGATCGTGCCGCTGTCCGGACTTGCCGGGCGCGGCATCGACCAACTGATGGAAGCCGTCGTCGCCGCCCATGAGGTTTGGAACAGCCGCATATCGACCTCGCAGCTGAACCGGTGGCTTGCCGACGCCACAACGGCGCATCCTCCGCCGGCCGTCTCGGGCCGCCGCATCAAGATCCGCTACATGACGCAGGTGAAGAGCCGGCCGCCGCATTTCGCGGTCTTCGGCAATCAGCTCGCATCGCTGCCGACGTCTTATTCACGCTATCTCGTCAATGGCTTGCGCGAGACTTTTGATCTTCCGGGTACACCTATCCGGCTCTCGCTGCGCCAGGGCGACAATCCCTACGACAAGAAGAAGCGCTGATATCTCGCTTACTCAGGGAGGGGGGCGGTAGCGCTAAGTCCCTTTCCGATCAATGTGAAGCACCTGATCCCCTCCGGTGCCATCCCCGGTCTTGTGCCGGGGATCCCGATCGGAAGGACAAGAAGCCCCACTTATCGGGATGGCCGGGGCAAGCCTGGCCATGACGGCAGAGTTTCATCGACGGCAGAGTTTCATTGCTTCAACCAGATCGGGAAGCGCTGAAAAAAATCAGGCCGGCATTTGCGGCGTCAGGACCCGGCCGGCGGGGAAATCGAAAATCTTGCCCGTCTCGGTCCAGTCCGGCGAAGCCAGCGTCACGAGATGCGGAGCGAGGTCTTCCGGCGTCTTGAGCGTCTGCGGATCCTCGCCCGGCATGGCGGCGCGGCGCATGGCGGTGCGCAGCGGGCCGGGATTGACCAGCATGACGCGCAGGGCGGTTTTTTCGGTCTCGGCGGCGTAGCTTCTTGCCATCGCCTCGACCGCCGCCTTCGAGGCCGCGTAGGGACCCCAGAACGCACGGCAGGAATGAGCGGCGCCCGACGACAGGAAGATGGCGCGGCCCGCGTCCGACACGCGCAGCAGCGGGTCGAGCGATCGGATCAGCCGCCAGTTCGCGGTGACATTGATCGCCATGACATTGTCCCACACCTTCGGCTCGATATGGCCGAGAGGCGAGAGCACGCCGAGAACCCCGGCATTCGCCAGGAGGATGTCCAGCTTGCCCCAGCGCTCATGGAGCGCGGCGCCGAGGCGATCCAAGCCGTCATAGTCATTGAGGTCGACGGGGACGAGCGTGGCGTTTCCGCCGGCGGCGCGGATCTCGTCATCGAGTTCCTCGAGCGCGCCGACCGTGCGGGCTAGCGCGACCACATGGGCGCCGGCGCGGGCATAGGCCAGGGCGGCGGCGCGGCCGATGCCACGGGATGCGCCGGTGACCAGCGCGATGCGATCCGCGAGGGGACGGGACATGGGCATTCCGTTCTAGGTTTAATTGATAGTCAGTTTTCAGTTGTCATGGCCGGGCTGGTCCCGGCCATCCCGATGAATGGAGGCGTCTCTCCGGTCGGGATCACCGGGACAAGCCCGGTGATGACGGTGGTATCTCTTGGCAATTCTTGAATGTTGATTGGCCCTAGAGCATTTCCAGCTAAAGCGCGGAGCGGTTCGGCGTCCGAAAGTGCGTAAAATCAATGAGATAGCGCTTTTCCGGCGCCATGGATTTCACCGGAAAAGCGCGCAGGACGCCGATCAGCCGGCTTCCGCAAGGAGGGACAACTGCGACGTGCGCTCCCCCATGAGGTCTGTCAGTGTGGTGGGATAATCACCGGTGAAATAGTGATCGGTGAACTGCGGCTGGGAGGGGTTGCGGCCGTCCTTCTCGCCGAGCGCCCTGTAGAGGCCGTCGACGGATACGAAAGCCAGGCTGTCGACGCCGGTGAACTCCCGCATCTCCTCCAGGCTCATGCGGGCCGCGAGCAGTTTCTCGCGATCCGGCATGTCGATGCCGTAGTAGTCGGGATACATGATCGGCGGGGAGGCGATGCGGAAATGCACTTCCGTGGCGCCGGCGTCCCGCATCATCTGCACGATCTTGACCGATGTCGTGCCACGGACGATCGAATCGTCGATCAGCACGATGCGCTTGCCCTCGACGAGAGCGCGGTTTGCCGAGTGCTTCAACCGCACGCCGAGCGCGCGGATGGCCTGGGTCGGCTCGATAAAGGTGCGGCCGACGTAGTGGTTGCGAATGATGCCGAGTTCATAGGGGATGCCCGCGGCCTGGGCGAAGCCGAGCGCCGCCGGCACGCCGGAATCGGGCACTGGCACGACGATGTCCGCATCGACAGGCGCTTCCCGCGCGAGTGTTGCGCCGATGGCCTTGCGGACACCGTAGACGGAACGGCCGTTCACGACCGAATCCGGCCGGGAGAAATAGACATATTCGAAGATGCAGGGGCGGGCCGGCTGGGCCGGGAAGGGCCGATGGCTCTCAAGGCCGGCTTCCGAGATGACCACCACTTCGCCATTCTCAATATCCCGGACGAATCGGGCGCCGATAATATCGAGGGCGCAGGTCTCGGAGGCGAGGATGTAGTGGCCGTCGAGTTCGCCAAGCACCAGCGGGCGAATGCCGAGCGGGTCGCGCGCGCCGATGAGCTTCTTGTTGGTCAGGCTGACGATGGCATAGCCACCCTCGATCTGGCGCAGAGCGTCGATGAAGCGCTCAAGAAAGCGCGTGCGGCGCGAGCGGGCCACGAGGTGGAGGATCGCTTCCGTGTCGGAGGTCGACTGGCAGATCGCGCCTTCGGCGACCAGCCTGCGCCGGAGCGTGAGGCCGTTGGTGAGATTGCCGTTATGCGCCACCGCGAAACCGCCGCTCGCAAGTTCAGCGAACAGGGGTTGCACATTGCGCAAAATCGTCGCGCCGGTAGTAGAGTACCGCGTATGGCCGATGGCGATATGGCCCTTCAGGCGCTCTATGGTCGCGGGATCGGAGAAGTTATCGCCGACGAGGCCAAGATGCCGCTCCGACTGGAAGCGGGTGCCGTCGAAGGACACGATGCCGGCGGCTTCCTGGCCGCGATGCTGCAGCGCATGCATGCCGAGCGCGGTGATCGCGGCGGCGTCGGGGTGCCCATAAATGCCGAATACCCCGCACTCCTCATGCAGGGTATCAGCTTCGGAATCGAAATCGTCGAATCCGCGGCTATCTTCCATCATTGAGTCTCCCGCCGGTAACCGAACGCGACCGCAACCGCGGTTTACCGGGACGCACCTGTAGCACCAGTGGCACCGTTTCTAACCGGCGCCTCGCTGCGGCGTTGCGGCGCAGGTTGCCCATTGGCGGGCGTCTGCGGCGATGTCTCGGGTTCGGCCGGGACATCAGCATCTCCATCCGGGCTCGGACGGCGCAACTTCTGCAAGATGGTGCTTTCAGGGTCATCCGGCAACATCGCCACCAGACGATCGCCTGTCGATTGCAGCAGAGGCTTGGTTCTGGCCTGCTGCACCCATTCAGGTTGCATGTCTGGCTTCACGAGCCAATTGAAGAAAAGAAACCCGACAACGCAAATCAGAAAGCCGCGAGCTGCGCCGAAAATGAAGCCCAGCGAACGATCCACGGCACCGATGCGGGAATCCAGCACCAGGTCGGACAACTGCACCGTAATGAAGGACACGATGATCAGCGTGACAAGAAAGACCGCCGCTATGGCAACGACCAGCGCGATCGTCGGGTTAGCGATATGCGGCTTCACATAGGGAAGCACCTGGGCGTGCAGGAAGAGGGCAGCGACGGCCGCGGCAACCCACGAGGCGATTGCGAGGACCTCGCGGGTAAAGCCTCGCACTGCCGCCAGAAGGGCGGACAGCAGGACGACGCCGATAACGATAAGGTCAAGAAGTGCGACGGGCATGATCGAGCCTGGAAACCGCGAATCAGGGCGGGTGTACGGGGGCGTAACGTACTATCAGGTTGGTATAGCTCGCGTTACGGCGGTCGTCACCTCTCGCAAAGCTCTGTCCAATAAAACTTGTTAACCTTTGGAAAGACGCTGATCGCGCCGGTCGCGTTGTCCGCCGGCCGCGATGCGCGCCACGAGATCGACGATGTGACCCGCCGACATCACGTCGAGCGGCGCCTTCTCGCCCTGGTCGCGCGCTGGCGGCGGGGCCACGGCGCGATGAAACCCGAGCTTCGCGGCCTCCTTAAGGCGCGCCTGAGCCTGGGATACCGGCCGCACCGCGCCGGACAGGCCTATTTCGCCGAAATGGACCGTATCCGAAGGCAGAGCGACGCCCGCGAGCGAGGAAACGAGCGCGGCAGCCGCCGCGAGATCGGCCGCGGGCTCGGTGATCTTCAGGCCACCGGCGACATTGAGATAGACGTCGTGCTGACCGAGCTTCAACCCGCCGTGAGCTTCCAGCACCGCAAGCACCATGGACAGCCGGCTCGGATCCCAGCCGACGACCGCGCGGCGCGGGGTGCCAAGGCTCGATGGCGCGACCAGCGCCTGGATTTCGACGAGCAGGGGCCGGGTCCCCTCCATTCCGGCGAAGACCGCGGTGCCGGCCGCGGAGAGATCCCGGCCGGACAGAAAGAGCGCGGAGGGGTTCGACACCTCGGCAAGCCCACGCCCCGTCATCTCGAACACGCCGATCTCGTCGGTCGGGCCGA encodes:
- a CDS encoding SDR family NAD(P)-dependent oxidoreductase, which codes for MSRPLADRIALVTGASRGIGRAAALAYARAGAHVVALARTVGALEELDDEIRAAGGNATLVPVDLNDYDGLDRLGAALHERWGKLDILLANAGVLGVLSPLGHIEPKVWDNVMAINVTANWRLIRSLDPLLRVSDAGRAIFLSSGAAHSCRAFWGPYAASKAAVEAMARSYAAETEKTALRVMLVNPGPLRTAMRRAAMPGEDPQTLKTPEDLAPHLVTLASPDWTETGKIFDFPAGRVLTPQMPA
- the purF gene encoding amidophosphoribosyltransferase, which codes for MEDSRGFDDFDSEADTLHEECGVFGIYGHPDAAAITALGMHALQHRGQEAAGIVSFDGTRFQSERHLGLVGDNFSDPATIERLKGHIAIGHTRYSTTGATILRNVQPLFAELASGGFAVAHNGNLTNGLTLRRRLVAEGAICQSTSDTEAILHLVARSRRTRFLERFIDALRQIEGGYAIVSLTNKKLIGARDPLGIRPLVLGELDGHYILASETCALDIIGARFVRDIENGEVVVISEAGLESHRPFPAQPARPCIFEYVYFSRPDSVVNGRSVYGVRKAIGATLAREAPVDADIVVPVPDSGVPAALGFAQAAGIPYELGIIRNHYVGRTFIEPTQAIRALGVRLKHSANRALVEGKRIVLIDDSIVRGTTSVKIVQMMRDAGATEVHFRIASPPIMYPDYYGIDMPDREKLLAARMSLEEMREFTGVDSLAFVSVDGLYRALGEKDGRNPSQPQFTDHYFTGDYPTTLTDLMGERTSQLSLLAEAG
- a CDS encoding CvpA family protein — encoded protein: MPVALLDLIVIGVVLLSALLAAVRGFTREVLAIASWVAAAVAALFLHAQVLPYVKPHIANPTIALVVAIAAVFLVTLIIVSFITVQLSDLVLDSRIGAVDRSLGFIFGAARGFLICVVGFLFFNWLVKPDMQPEWVQQARTKPLLQSTGDRLVAMLPDDPESTILQKLRRPSPDGDADVPAEPETSPQTPANGQPAPQRRSEAPVRNGATGATGASR